A stretch of the Uranotaenia lowii strain MFRU-FL chromosome 3, ASM2978415v1, whole genome shotgun sequence genome encodes the following:
- the LOC129755881 gene encoding uncharacterized protein LOC129755881 has product MSTAAKIDALRKGFGKESTAAAAMAETKAFVDGITKQADQAKMAVYLFQELLLCYDELIDGSWQQAEALCEAMRFLVDVCREAEDSIKCHFLLRTYNQLVNFLGKETKQHLLVRCAQLMLHCPQMDEHLDLYQRVGLIVLKIIYCFHGRKPKIEAKSDEGVQLDRSINIGLEYVTAARLMLVSKWACSKDDIVRAKAIAIYNEVFDNSVALLYRLFAMDQRRATEFYYKFVQIFSENGDCFSEKEMTDLLRGSIPYLETILSFGDACKPYLEFVGMLDAIQLRLEPARSYLKILKKYLEFLRNSKTAKEALIWIVDKLKDLSSSSELLLIDIIVFMTTQLQIHLSHIKEQALSVAVPVIDLCKLLIKFSKHCPRNVTTLCAKCPSSSRHLVDYISSMVISMAMMMHKSGKTISPEMVSLVNGFLKHKLLTLADLNCEKQRSLLDSGLRFVVNWIRVCISIVPGPDFLELTKLVIDFKYRYNFDYLTPSHLIRLVENIYRDSGPCREIIDAKLTRLLILVRDEKFDKEQAKELDEITFAITNFQTSGNQENLKELNIVELLERQDIVKFGFPFDYKLSTEEKIAVLLSEMNWISRYKPAKTMQYFNLLNELNTHPLKLGMTLYLLQDGSITQMSESILENLKVKLQKAHATKPAEQICRHGSLGILNYYAFGTTSKTIVNKLKNAQLNKNTFKDNQINGVLKENNMDQEMLLLDQLEQTYINYRQLVTTMADHDFQHFSLIFSLNQISSILDNTCRFYQICYHPRRAVEMQIMNYLLVNQKPDRALDLCTSLGYILENHQVYKLLINDPVYQKPWTPQLHTLAEKASDIIKTYEQDFSKVPESRKFAFLNLYLAMAQYESSYSGLATATKYLQTLANLINQLKPACSPIIRGKIYHTLFRLVANNNLQLAPQFSTRHFIRLMLTHFNELQKQSTDASFVVSTCTLEMTVDTLRYLIVDHDADRMEAYVEQILRFALRRGAGLRSMQIMLLYAVLSADGEKEDKCRMLLTYLDQLLMFRPIASDDYKPEDDKASADPKQIVLSDDYEGPFFGPLADDEDSNFGVDQTRKAAKQLHSPTKRSLSPNLFPENVIDGRHYLIQHHPGCSCQFCKYPQYKFKALFTATVYARVAFLKGDSAQCRRLYEAISEEWSYFRAALDNDNLSGYRDEFLLFMARVFMQYSQFLAGENQLQQATKELAKSESIVKSVPYDFGLLKEIQLSMATLRDVQNKGKATTSGSKFPSFAEFCKQERLDVSPIVEFNKMNLKTPKVGPNRLMPRTASKADDLQKLIVRKRLKNTLSQATNQDTELISAMSGLSCKSERKPKTVNIFVDSPVKELDKKQKLFTQEVSSEEHLSPKKRGRKKKTETETPAAAPKSTRKKRIPLSPSSSNESFKDALVKGLNFSTPKVQSYSNRITTRSTCKKPKLGSAFPKLKRLQKQSPEPVQNHSFNSSFRDVLLKSLTESNSKQLKPTNNTSVIVLDDSDDVINTSITEHLSINESSSGVLSLKKYSDRKAVNTYGSARKQPTLAITKTRLKFDDLAVVDITTPTGSPMVIVTPASSRHQKEPNNNTNSKGSPEVVKRARGRPPKAAKVVCSTSPPVGTTVRKKVRGRKEHS; this is encoded by the exons ATGTCGACAGCGGCCAAAATCGATGCCCTGCGGAAGGGTTTCGGTAAGGAATCGACGGCTGCGGCTGCAATGGCGGAAACGAAGGCTTTCGTTGACGGTATTACCAAACAAGCGGACCAGGCGAAAATGGCAGTCTACTTGTTCCAGGAACTTTTGCTTTGTTACGATGAACTGATCGATGGCAGTTGGCAACAGGCCGAGGCCCTCTGCGAAGCCATGCGCTTTCTGGTCGACGTATGTCGAGAGGCGGAAGATAGCATTAAATGTCACTTCCTGTTACGAACGTATAACCAGTTAGTTAATTTTCTGGGGAAAGAG acCAAACAGCACCTCTTGGTACGGTGCGCTCAGCTTATGCTGCACTGTCCTCAGATGGATGAACACCTGGACCTGTACCAACGAGTCGGCCTTATAGTGCTAAAAATAATCTACTGTTTTCACGGGCGAAAACCAAAAATCGAAGCTAAATCCGACGAAGGCGTACAATTGGATCGTTCTATCAATATTGGATTAGAATATGTAACTGCTGCCAGATTGATGCTGGTGTCCAAATGGGCCTGTTCTAAAGATGACATAGTACGTGCCAAAGCAATCGCTATTTATAATGAAGTCTTCGATAATTCAGTGGCATTGCTGTACCGTTTATTTGCTATGGATCAAAGACGAGCTACCGAGTTTTATTACAAGTTTGTGCAAATCTTTTCGGAAAATGGAGACTGTTTCTCTGAGAAGGAGATGACTGATTTGTTACGTGGAAGCATTCCATATCTAGAGACTATCCTTAGTTTTGGGGACGCGTGCAAACCTTACTTAGAGTTTGTTGGGATGTTAGATGCAATCCAATTGAGACTTGAACCCGCACGCAGTTACCTGAAGATATTGAAGaaatatttagaatttctaagAAATTCAAAGACTGCAAAGGAAGCATTGATCTGGATTGTCGACAAATTGAAAGATCTAAGTTCCAGTTCGGAGCTACTTTTGATAGATATAATCGTTTTCATGACAACACAACTTCAGATTCATTTAAGCCACATCAAGGAGCAGGCATTATCAGTGGCAGTTCCAGTAATAGACCTATGCAAGTTGCTGATAAAGTTTAGCAAACATTGTCCACGCAATGTGACTACACTGTGCGCAAAATGTCCAAGCTCTAGTCGCCATTTGGTGGATTACATATCTAGTATGGTTATCAGTATGGCAATGATGATGCATAAATCTGGAAAAACAATCTCTCCAGAGATGGTGTCGTTGGTGAATGGATTTTTGAAACACAAGCTATTAACTCTGGCTGATTTGAACTGCGAGAAGCAACGCAGTCTATTGGATTCAGGTCTGCGGTTTGTAGTGAACTGGATTCGTGTATGCATCTCGATCGTTCCAGGACCGGATTTCCTCGAGTTGACAAAGTTAGTCATCGATTTTAAATATCGGTACAATTTTGATTACTTGACACCGTCGCATTTGATCCGTTTGGTAGAAAACATCTATCGTGATTCTGGACCTTGCCGGGAAATAATTGATGCCAAACTTACACGCTTACTTATTTTAGTGAGGGATGAGAAATTCGATAAAGAACAAGCAAAAGAGTTGGATGAAATAACTTTCGCTATAACCAATTTCCAAACTAGTGGGAATCAAGAAAACTTGAAAGAACTGAATATAGTTGAACTATTAGAACGTCAAGATATTGTTAAGTTTGGTTTCCCTTTTGATTATAAGCTAAGCACAGAAGAGAAAATAGCTGTTTTACTTTCCGAAATGAACTGGATCTCGAGATACAAGCCAGCTAAAACCATGCAATATTTCAACCTGTTGAATGAACTGAATACGCATCCGCTTAAACTGGGAATGACGCTTTACCTCCTCCAAGATGGTTCTATAACGCAGATGTCCGAAAGCATcttagaaaacttgaaagtTAAACTACAGAAAGCACATGCCACTAAGCCTGCCGAACAAATATGTCGACATGGTTCTCTAGGTATATTGAATTATTACGCTTTTGGCACAACTTCGAAAACAATAGTAAACAAGCTAAAAAACGCTCAGTTgaacaaaaatacttttaagGATAACCAAATCAATGGCGTTCTCAAAGAAAACAACATGGACCAAGAAATGCTTTTGCTTGATCAGCTTGAGCAAACTTACATCAACTACCGGCAATTGGTAACAACAATGGCTGACcacgattttcaacatttctcgTTGATATTTTCGctaaatcaaatttcttcaatccTCGACAATACCTGCCGCTTTTATCAAATATGCTACCATCCGCGACGAGCCGTAGAAATGCAAATAATGAACTATCTTCTGGTCAATCAAAAACCAGACCGTGCTCTTGATTTGTGCACTTCCTTGGGATACATCCTCGAGAATCATCAAGTGTACAAACTTCTAATCAACGACCCAGTCTACCAAAAACCTTGGACACCTCAATTGCACACGTTAGCTGAAAAAGCTTCCGATATCATAAAAACCTACGAGCAAGATTTCTCCAAAGTGCCAGAATCACGAAAATTCGCCTTCCTCAATCTGTACCTTGCAATGGCCCAATACGAATCTTCATACTCTGGTCTCGCAACGGCGACAAAGTACCTCCAAACGCTTGCCAATCTCATAAACCAACTGAAGCCGGCCTGTTCCCCCATTATTCGTGGTAAAATCTACCACACTCTGTTCCGACTGGTCGCAAACAACAATCTTCAACTGGCACCCCAATTTTCAACCCGGCACTTCATCCGGCTGATGCTGACCCACTTCAACGAACTGCAGAAACAATCTACGGACGCTTCGTTCGTTGTGTCCACCTGTACGCTGGAAATGACCGTCGATACCCTTCGGTATCTGATTGTTGATCATGACGCCGACCGGATGGAAGCCTACGTGGAACAGATATTACGGTTTGCTCTAAGACGCGGCGCGGGGCTGCGCTCGATGCAAATTATGCTGCTGTACGCGGTTTTGAGTGCAGACGGCGAAAAGGAAGATAAATGTCGA ATGCTCCTCACTTACCTTGACCAGCTGTTGATGTTCAGACCAATAGCTTCCGATGACTACAAGCCGGAAGATGATAAGGCCAGTGCAGATCCCAAGCAGATCGTGCTCTCCGATGATTACGAAGGCCCTTTCTTTGGGCCATTAGCTGACGATGAAGACTCCAACTTTGGGGTCGACCAAACGCGAAAAGCTGCCAAGCAACTTCACTCTCCAACA aaacgAAGCCTTTCGCCGAATCTGTTTCCGGAGAACGTAATAGATGGTCGCCATTATTTGATACAGCATCACCCCGGATGTAGTTGCCAGTTTTGTAAGTACCCTCAGTACAAATTCAAGGCCCTTTTCACGGCTACGGTTTATGCGAGGGTTGCTTTCTTGAAGGGCGATTCCGCCCAGTGTCGAAGACTGTACGAAGCTATTTCCGAAGAGTGGAGTTATTTTAGGGCTGCCCTGGATAACGATAATCTCAGTGGTTACAGGGAtgaatttttgttgtttatggCGCGAGTTTTCATGCAGTACAGTCAGTTTCTGGCCGGAGAAAATCAGCTCCAGCAAGCGACAAAAGAGCTAGCTAAAAGTGAGAGTATCGTTAAAAGCGTTCCATACGATTTCGGGCTGCTTAAAGAGATTCAATTAAGTATGGCAACGTTGAGAGATGTACAAAATAAAGGAAAAGCGACAACTAGTGGTTCAAAATTCCCTAGTTTTGCGGAATTCTGCAAACAAGAACGTTTGGACGTATCTCCGATTGTGGAATTCAATaagatgaatttgaaaacaCCAAAAGTGGGACCCAATCGACTCATGCCCCGTACCGCTAGCAAAGCTGATGATTTGCAAAAACTGATAGTTCGCAAACGGCTGAAAAATACTCTTTCTCAGGCAACAAACCAAGATACAGAACTGATATCAGCTATGTCAGGATTGTCGTGTAAATCGGAACGAAAGCCAAAGACGGTCAACATATTTGTTGATTCTCCTGTAAAAGAGTTGGATAAAAAGCAAAAACTGTTCACACAAGAAGTTTCATCCGAGGAACACCTTTCCCCTAAAAAACGTGGTAGGAAAAAGAAAACCGAAACCGAAACACCAGCAGCTGCTCCAAAGTCCACCCGCAAAAAACGTATTCCTTTAAGTCCAAGTTCTTCGAATGAATCTTTCAAGGATGCACTTGTCAAAGGACTAAACTTCAGCACACCCAAAGTTCAAAGCTATTCCAACCGAATCACGACACGTAGTACCTGCAAAAAGCCAAAGCTGGGCTCTGCGTTCCCCAAATTAAAACGTTTACAAAAACAATCTCCAGAACCAGTACAGAATCACTCTTTCAACAGTTCATTCCGTGATGTATTGCTTAAGTCGCTAACTGAATCCAACTCAAAGCAACTAAAACCAACTAACAACACTAGTGTCATTGTACTGGACGATTCAGACGACGTGATAAACACCAGTATAACAGAACACCTGTCCATCAACGAAAGCAGTTCGGGAGTGCTGTCGTTGAAGAAATACTCGGACCGAAAGGCCGTCAATACGTACGGTAGCGCGCGGAAGCAGCCCACGCTAGCCATCACCAAAACTCGGCTGAAGTTCGATGATCTAGCGGTAGTTGACATAACGACACCTACCGGTTCACCGATGGTCATCGTAACACCTGCCAGCAGCAGGCATCAAAAAGAACCGAACAACAACACCAACAGTAAAGGTTCTCCGGAAGTAGTGAAACGTGCCAGAGGAAGGCCGCCCAAAGCGGCCAAGGTGGTGTGCAGCACAAGTCCACCCGTTGGGACAACCGTAAGGAAAAAGGTACGAGGACGTAAGGAACATAGTTGA
- the LOC129755888 gene encoding ATP synthase subunit beta, mitochondrial-like has product MLSSLRNVLKINPRFQADFAGQFVRSYAAKTATKAAAGAGGRVVAVIGAVVDVQFDENLPPILNALEVQDRSQRLVLEVAQHLGENTVRTIAMDGTEGLVRGQRVSDTGSPIRIPVGAETLGRIINVIGEPIDERGPIQTNLSAPIHAEAPEFIEMSVEQEILVTGIKVVDLLAPYAKGGKIGLFGGAGVGKTVLIMELINNVAKAHGGYSVFAGVGERTREGNDLYNEMIEGGVISLKDKTSKVALVYGQMNEPPGARARVALTGLTVAEYFRDQEGQDVLLFIDNIFRFTQAGSEVSALLGRIPSAVGYQPTLATDMGSMQERITTTTKGSITSVQAIYVPADDLTDPAPATTFAHLDATTVLSRAIAELGIYPAVDPLDSTSRIMDPNIIGAEHYNIARGVQKILQDYKSLQDIIAILGMDELSEEDKLTVARARKIQRFLSQPFQVAEVFTGHAGKLVPLEETIKGFTKILQGELDHLPEVAFYMVGPIEEVVEKAERLAKEAA; this is encoded by the exons ATGTTGTCTTCGTTGAGAAATGTGCTTAAAATAAATCCCCGGTTCCAGGCCGACTTTGCCGGCCAATTCGTCCGGAGCTATGCTGCTAAAACCGCGACCAAGGCAGCTGCTGGAGCCGGAGGCCGTGTGGTAGCCGTTATCGGTGCCGTCGTGGATGTGCAGTTCGATGAGAACCTACCACCGATCCTGAATGCATTGGAAGTTCAAGACCGGTCCCAGCGATTGGTGTTGGAAGTTGCTCAGCATTTGGGTGAGAACACCGTGCGTACGATTGCCATGGACGGTACTGAGGGGTTGGTTCGTGGACAACGTGTTTCAGATACGGGATCACCAATCCGTATTCCGGTGGGAGCCGAAACTCTGGGTCGTATCATCAATGTGATTGGAGAACCGATCGATGAGAGGGGTCCTATTCAGACTAACTTATCGGCGCCAATCCATGCTGAAGCTCCCGAGTTCATCGAGATGAGCGTTGAACAGGAGATCCTGGTAACCGGAATTAAGGTGGTCGATTTATTGGCTCCTTACGCTAAGGGTGGCAAGATTGGGCTGTTCGGTGGCGCTGGTGTTGGTAAAACTGTACTGATTATGGAGCTTATCAATAACGTTGCCAAAGCCCATGGTGGCTATTCCGTGTTTGCTGGGGTTGGAGAGCGAACACGTGAAGGAAACGATCTGTACAATGAGATGATTGAAGGCGGAGTTATTTCGTTGAAGGATAAGACCTCCAAAGTCGCCTTGGTCTATGGACAGATGAACGAACCACCAGGCGCCCGTGCTCGTGTGGCGTTGACAGGATTGACCGTTGCCGAATATTTCCGTGACCAGGAAGGACAAGATGTGCTATTgttcattgataacattttccGATTCACTCAAGCTGGTTCTGAAGTATCAGCTCTACTGGGCCGTATTCCGTCTGCTGTAGGTTATCAGCCTACGCTGGCCACCGACATGGGTAGCATGCAGGAGCGAATCACCACAACAACGAAGG GTTCCATCACATCGGTGCAAGCTATCTATGTACCTGCGGACGATTTGACTGATCCGGCACCAGCCACCACTTTCGCTCATTTGGACGCCACCACTGTGCTGTCTCGGGCTATTGCCGAACTAGGCATTTACCCGGCCGTCGATCCTCTGGATTCCACTTCCCGTATCATGGACCCGAACATCATCGGTGCCGAGCACTATAACATTGCGCGTGGAGTTCAGAAGATTCTACAGGACTACAAATCGTTACAGGACATCATCGCTATCCTGGGTATGGACGAACTGTCCGAGGAAGACAAACTGACTGTAGCTCGGGCCCGGAAAATTCAGCGCTTCCTATCTCAGCCCTTCCAGGTGGCTGAAGTATTCACCGGCCATGCCGGCAAGCTAGTTCCTTTGGAGGAAACCATAAAGGGTTTCACCAAGATCCTGCAGGGTGAGCTGGATCATTTACCGGAGGTTGCTTTCTATATGGTTGGCCCGATTGAGGAGGTGGTTGAAAAGGCCGAACGCCTGGCAAAGGAGGCAGCTTAA
- the LOC129755889 gene encoding suppressor of fused homolog — protein sequence MTSMNNDKDSPLKRRMVPRGLQKLIEQCLKIYPDQTNPLQVTTVLKYWLGGQDPLDYISMYHNPGNPEQNVPPHWHYISFGLSDLHGDGRVHLPDTVGGPEPRSGMGFELTFRLLKTSGDADERPPTWPANLLQALAKYVFQSGNRLYTGDNIPWRRSLDGKTSSIQHMLIAEDPQMSRTETPFGWVDFLQIVGVSNEELEQASRWNGKGVLNILQKEPLTGGQWLITNMARAKSVFELFPETLKQLELDLEKEGSDLAGVGADFTFKELSKNVTVKKEIDPEDEITKSISSCNIEIKKEFNEGLEHSNSSDMINPFHHSQVPSRVLPLDGIELTLAPYAAKFLVLAIKDRIRHGRHFTFKAQNMAVTFVAESVTGTIVNKETPYGVLGNWVQILIPNSLMPKMLDAFSGLHKSADNLKIPLTYEWSEHNLKFIIDNPAPELLNQQGPILA from the exons ATGACCTCAATGAATAACGACAAAGACAGTCCGCTGAAACGACGGATGGTTCCCAGAGGTTTGCAGAAGCTTATCGAGCAATGTTTGAAAATATACCCGGATCAGACCAATCCACTGCAAGTGACGACTGTACTCAAATATTG GCTTGGAGGACAGGACCCTTTAGACTACATAAGCATGTATCACAATCCTGGCAATCCAGAGCAGAACGTTCCGCCTCATTGGCATTACATCAGCTTCGGATTGTCGGATCTACACGGTGACGGAAGGGTACATCTACCCGATACGGTTGGTGGTCCTGAACCACGATCGGGAATGGGATTCGAACTGACGTTTCGATTGCTGAAAACATCGGGCGATGCCGACGAGCGACCACCAACATGGCCCGCAAATTTACTGCAAGCATTGGCCAAATATGTGTTCCAGTCAGGAAACAGACTCTACACCGGAGACAACATTCCATGGCGTCGTTCTCTTGATGGTAAGACATCTTCTATCCAGCACATGCTTATTGCCGAGGATCCTCAAATGTCTCGCACGGAGACTCCTTTCGGTTGGGTCGATTTCTTGCAAATTGTTGGGGTTAGCAATGAAGAACTAGAACAGGCTTCTCGGTGGAATGGTAAGGGTGTCCTTAACATCCTCCAGAAAGAACCTTTAACAGGAGGTCAATGGTTGATAACAAACATGGCCCGCGCAAAAAGTGTCTTCGAACTATTTCCCGAAACGTTGAAGCAGTTGGAGCTTGATTTAGAAAAGGAAGGGTCCGATTTGGCAGGGGTCGGTGCAGACTTCACCTTTAAAGAACTTTCTAAAAATGTGACTGTTAAAAAGGAAATCGATCCCGAAGATGAAATCACAAAAAGCATTTCTTCTTGTAATATTGAAATTAAGAAAGAATTTAACGAGGGCCTGGAGCATTCGAACTCTTCAGACATGATTAATCCCTTCCACCATTCGCAAGTTCCTTCAAGAGTGTTACCCTTGGATGGAATCGAACTAACGCTGGCGCCCTATGCGGCCAAATTCCTAGTGCTAGCAATCAAAGATCGCATCCGTCATGGGCGACATTTTACGTTCAAGGCACAAAACATGGCGGTCACATTCGTGGCAGAATCAGTAACCGGTACAATTGTTAATAAAGAAACGCCATACGGTGTGCTCGGCAACTGGGTGCAGATTCTGATTCCGAATTCGCTGATGCCGAAAATGCTGGATGCCTTTTCCGGACTCCACAAAAGTGCTGATAATCTTAAAATTCCTCTAACTTACGAATGGTCGGagcataatttaaaattcatcattGATAATCCTGCTCCAGAGTTGTTGAATCAACAGGGTCCTATTCTAGCATGA